A region of Beijerinckia sp. 28-YEA-48 DNA encodes the following proteins:
- a CDS encoding acyltransferase, whose product MIEIAATARVSPLADIEDSVRGTRIVIGDNVVIDSFVKVKPAGGAGDLVIGPRSVINSGCVLYTGNGISIGADCAVAANCTFAPTNHNYAQRDVPFNRQGFLPSRGGILIEDDVWIGANCVLLDGTVIRRGVVIGAGSLVRGEIEAYAIMAGNPLRRIGVRGG is encoded by the coding sequence ATGATCGAGATCGCTGCCACCGCCCGCGTTTCGCCGCTCGCCGATATCGAAGATTCGGTGCGTGGCACGCGCATCGTGATCGGCGACAATGTCGTCATCGATTCGTTTGTGAAGGTGAAACCGGCTGGCGGTGCGGGCGATCTCGTTATCGGGCCGCGCTCGGTCATCAATTCCGGCTGTGTCCTCTACACGGGCAACGGCATCAGCATTGGCGCCGATTGCGCGGTCGCCGCCAATTGCACCTTCGCCCCTACCAACCACAATTACGCGCAGCGTGACGTGCCGTTTAATCGCCAGGGCTTCCTGCCGTCGCGCGGCGGTATCCTCATCGAGGATGACGTCTGGATCGGCGCCAATTGCGTCCTGCTCGACGGAACGGTGATTCGGCGTGGCGTCGTGATAGGCGCCGGCTCGCTCGTGCGGGGCGAGATCGAAGCCTATGCGATCATGGCTGGGAACCCGCTG
- a CDS encoding cephalosporin hydroxylase family protein — MTYFETTPGAHADYRDEKRQRIEALAKDEEFRQLSNQWRAMALDRKYMNNFSWWSRPLIQLPGDMVAMQELVLAIQPDIIVECGIAHGGAVLMYASLLEVLGKGEVVGVDIEIRAHNRQAIESHPMAKRVTLIEGSSTDAATAAKVKERVAGKKTVLVCLDSNHTHDHVLKELELYAPLVTSGSYCVVFDTFIEDMPDDFVWTDRPWAKGNNPKTAIHAYLKSHPEFEIDKSIEDKVLLTSAPDGFLRRK; from the coding sequence ATGACGTATTTCGAAACCACACCGGGCGCGCATGCCGATTATCGCGACGAGAAGCGCCAGCGGATCGAAGCCTTGGCCAAGGACGAAGAGTTCCGCCAGCTGTCGAACCAATGGCGGGCGATGGCGCTCGACCGCAAATATATGAACAACTTCTCCTGGTGGTCGCGCCCGCTGATCCAGCTGCCGGGCGACATGGTGGCCATGCAGGAACTCGTTCTGGCGATCCAGCCGGACATTATCGTCGAGTGCGGCATTGCCCACGGTGGTGCGGTCCTCATGTATGCCTCATTGCTTGAAGTGTTGGGCAAGGGTGAGGTGGTCGGCGTCGACATTGAAATCCGCGCTCACAATCGCCAGGCGATCGAAAGCCATCCGATGGCCAAGCGCGTCACCCTGATCGAGGGATCGTCCACTGACGCGGCCACAGCTGCCAAGGTGAAGGAACGGGTCGCCGGTAAGAAGACCGTGCTCGTCTGCCTCGACTCCAACCACACCCACGATCATGTGCTGAAGGAGCTTGAGCTTTACGCGCCGCTGGTCACCAGCGGCAGCTATTGCGTCGTCTTCGACACTTTCATCGAGGACATGCCCGACGACTTCGTCTGGACCGATCGGCCGTGGGCCAAGGGCAACAATCCGAAGACCGCGATCCATGCCTATCTGAAGTCCCATCCGGAATTCGAGATCGACAAGTCGATCGAGGATAAGGTTCTGCTGACGTCGGCGCCGGACGGTTTCCTGCGGCGCAAATAA
- a CDS encoding NAD(P)-dependent oxidoreductase, translated as MSADFTILGASGFIGGALVKHLRGQGRSVRAINRHDHGDGLPLDEPLGHVIYAIGVTADFRTRPFDTMEAHVTQITKLLRQGTFASLTYLSSTRVYEGNLRTNEAAAISVSPASPSALYNISKIAGESVCLNSGHPQIRIVRLSNVVGGDSKQDSFLDQLLHEGLQSGAIALHSHPDSAKDYIALDDALGLISAISERGRETIYNVASGAQTSHRQVLEAIARQTGWSMVMDEAAARTDFPPIDVARITSEFGFVPAPFTAYFADYIKRTLQSRKDQ; from the coding sequence ATGAGCGCCGATTTTACCATTCTGGGCGCTTCGGGCTTCATCGGTGGCGCGCTGGTGAAACATTTGCGCGGGCAGGGCCGCTCAGTGCGGGCGATCAATCGTCATGATCATGGCGATGGACTGCCGCTCGATGAGCCCCTCGGCCATGTGATCTACGCCATCGGCGTCACCGCTGATTTTCGCACGCGCCCCTTCGACACGATGGAAGCGCATGTGACGCAGATCACGAAACTGCTGCGCCAGGGCACGTTTGCTTCACTGACCTATCTGTCGTCGACGCGTGTCTATGAAGGCAATCTGCGCACCAACGAGGCGGCGGCGATCTCGGTCAGCCCGGCTTCGCCGAGCGCTCTCTATAACATCAGCAAGATTGCTGGCGAGAGTGTCTGCCTCAACAGCGGCCATCCGCAGATACGTATCGTCCGCCTGTCCAATGTCGTTGGCGGCGATAGCAAGCAGGATTCGTTTCTCGATCAGCTCTTGCACGAGGGGCTGCAAAGCGGCGCCATTGCGCTGCACAGCCATCCAGATTCAGCCAAGGACTATATCGCGCTCGACGATGCGCTGGGCTTGATATCAGCCATTTCCGAGCGCGGCCGCGAAACCATTTATAATGTCGCCAGCGGCGCCCAAACCAGTCACCGCCAGGTGCTGGAAGCAATCGCCCGGCAGACCGGTTGGTCGATGGTCATGGACGAGGCTGCCGCGCGCACCGATTTCCCGCCGATCGATGTGGCCAGGATCACGTCCGAGTTCGGATTTGTGCCGGCGCCCTTCACCGCTTATTTTGCCGATTATATCAAAAGGACGCTGCAGTCCCGGAAGGATCAATAA
- a CDS encoding glycosyltransferase family 2 protein encodes MAAITIGVPVYNEEVLLERALEALRTQPFTDVEILIYDNASTDATPEIAQRFVARDSRFRYFRQTENRGALLNFNDVLNAATSPYFLWRACDDQVEPDFVGKLHAALEANPDKLMAGARVISCDLDGAHPRTFPVPQVGPGTGPLTRWKLLFQSHPSWIYCLFRREPLVARMNTVVTRYRHQWAADHLTLFPYLFDNTALGVDTVTFNQVLRRIRPGGAKRRPRVEVELALMEDLRSRFLAVLRDDLAERKIGGVSALFYRWMVWAYTGKRVYKFRKVIRRRFKRDVLGIAEKGGLVSQ; translated from the coding sequence ATGGCTGCAATCACCATAGGCGTTCCGGTTTATAATGAGGAGGTTCTGCTGGAGCGAGCGCTGGAAGCGCTGCGCACCCAGCCGTTCACCGACGTCGAAATCCTCATTTATGACAACGCCTCCACCGATGCGACGCCGGAGATTGCCCAGCGCTTTGTCGCCCGTGATTCGCGCTTTCGCTATTTCCGGCAGACAGAGAATCGCGGCGCGCTGTTGAATTTCAACGATGTGCTGAACGCGGCCACCTCGCCTTACTTCCTGTGGCGGGCTTGCGACGATCAGGTCGAACCGGATTTTGTCGGCAAGCTCCATGCGGCGCTCGAAGCCAATCCCGATAAGCTGATGGCCGGCGCCCGCGTTATTTCGTGCGATCTTGACGGTGCCCATCCGCGCACCTTTCCGGTGCCGCAGGTCGGTCCAGGCACCGGGCCGCTGACGCGCTGGAAACTGTTGTTCCAGTCGCATCCAAGCTGGATCTATTGCCTGTTCCGCCGTGAGCCTCTGGTGGCACGGATGAACACGGTGGTGACGCGCTATCGCCACCAATGGGCGGCCGATCATCTCACCTTGTTTCCCTATCTCTTCGACAACACGGCGCTCGGTGTTGATACCGTCACGTTCAATCAGGTTTTGCGGCGCATCCGTCCGGGAGGCGCAAAACGTCGTCCGCGCGTCGAAGTCGAATTGGCGCTGATGGAAGATCTGCGCAGCCGCTTTCTCGCGGTGCTGCGCGATGATCTGGCTGAGCGTAAGATCGGCGGCGTGTCAGCTCTGTTCTACCGTTGGATGGTGTGGGCCTATACGGGCAAGCGCGTCTACAAGTTCCGCAAGGTGATCCGCCGCCGCTTCAAGCGTGACGTACTCGGCATCGCCGAAAAGGGCGGGCTGGTTTCGCAATGA
- a CDS encoding glycosyltransferase family 61 protein, protein MAGKKSVLRRTLNVRWLRWAGMRALVKIAPPLGRAFSFPLVSRAAVENAARVIENVAEPFGLTASAAQVETILRPAMANDLGDTSTYPQGRSTLFSQGAILEGCDIAGHTNTILRRSDTALMHFRDGTPDWNLAKPVRLRERRIPPGLYRVCESGSHYFHFIANDVLPLLHYLDHFHPKGEILNVVHSSGEATFKREGLRALAAAYPDVRLVEMQPDEKLTGGSVLWLIRIAATHEWLPVDRAEADRWRDILLAHYPSRPETQAASRIFVGRGKSKLRRLTNESDIAAMLAADGFQSFAPDANDQRGQIEAFRDADVIVAVHGAALTNILFCRPGTRIVEIFPGNFIKSPYFWLSRRLGLDYSAVFGGKGDYWQAFSVEPALLQAEIRRILAGLPPADGLSKEPSASAVPPFPPPD, encoded by the coding sequence ATGGCCGGAAAAAAGTCGGTACTGCGTCGCACCCTGAATGTGCGCTGGCTCCGCTGGGCCGGCATGCGCGCTCTCGTAAAAATTGCGCCGCCGCTCGGCCGGGCTTTCTCCTTCCCCCTCGTCTCCCGCGCCGCCGTGGAGAACGCCGCCCGGGTGATCGAAAACGTCGCCGAGCCGTTCGGTTTGACCGCCAGCGCGGCGCAGGTAGAGACCATCCTGCGGCCGGCCATGGCGAATGATCTGGGCGACACCAGCACCTATCCCCAGGGGCGTTCGACCCTGTTTTCTCAAGGTGCGATTCTCGAAGGCTGCGATATCGCTGGCCATACCAACACGATCTTGCGTCGTTCCGACACGGCGCTGATGCATTTTCGCGATGGCACGCCCGATTGGAATTTGGCCAAGCCGGTTCGGCTGCGTGAGCGGCGCATACCGCCTGGTCTCTACAGAGTGTGCGAGAGCGGCAGCCATTACTTCCATTTCATCGCCAATGATGTGCTACCGCTGCTGCATTATCTCGACCATTTCCATCCCAAGGGCGAGATTTTGAATGTCGTGCATTCAAGCGGCGAGGCGACGTTCAAGCGCGAAGGGCTGCGTGCTTTGGCCGCTGCTTATCCCGATGTCCGTCTGGTCGAGATGCAGCCTGATGAAAAGCTCACGGGCGGTTCAGTTTTGTGGCTCATCCGCATTGCCGCGACCCACGAATGGTTACCGGTCGATCGCGCTGAGGCGGATCGCTGGCGCGACATTCTGCTGGCCCATTATCCATCGCGCCCCGAGACGCAAGCCGCCTCGCGGATATTCGTCGGGCGTGGCAAGAGCAAGCTGCGCCGTCTCACGAATGAAAGCGACATCGCCGCTATGCTCGCGGCCGACGGCTTTCAGAGTTTTGCGCCTGATGCCAATGACCAGCGCGGCCAGATCGAGGCCTTCCGGGATGCCGATGTCATCGTCGCCGTCCATGGCGCGGCGCTGACCAACATCCTGTTTTGCCGGCCGGGCACACGGATCGTTGAAATTTTCCCCGGCAATTTCATCAAGAGCCCCTATTTCTGGCTGTCCCGCCGTCTCGGGCTCGATTATTCGGCCGTTTTTGGCGGCAAGGGCGACTATTGGCAGGCCTTTTCGGTCGAACCGGCGCTGCTTCAGGCGGAAATACGGCGAATTCTTGCCGGTTTGCCACCAGCGGATGGGTTGAGTAAGGAACCGTCCGCATCGGCGGTGCCCCCGTTCCCCCCGCCGGATTGA
- the rfbF gene encoding glucose-1-phosphate cytidylyltransferase: MRAVILAGGMGTRISEESHLRPKPMIEIGGRPILWHIMKIYSHHGINDFIICLGYRGYMIKEYFANYVLHNSDITIDARANTITHHSTTAEPWTVTLVDTGEQTMTGGRLKRVAHFLDPNEPFCFTYGDGVGNIDIGKTVDFHRQHGKRATLTAVIPPGRYGALRFNGDQVTEFVEKPPGDNAFINGGFFVLNPDVVDLVTDDSMAWESKPLEALASTNELMAWRHHGFWQPMDTLRDKTQLESLWSSGKPPWKVWA, encoded by the coding sequence ATGAGAGCAGTCATACTCGCAGGCGGCATGGGAACCCGGATTTCCGAGGAATCCCACCTGCGCCCCAAGCCCATGATCGAGATCGGCGGTCGGCCGATCCTGTGGCACATCATGAAGATCTATTCGCACCATGGCATCAATGATTTCATCATCTGCCTTGGCTACCGCGGCTATATGATCAAGGAATATTTCGCCAACTACGTGCTGCATAATTCCGACATCACCATCGATGCCCGCGCCAATACGATCACCCATCACTCGACCACGGCCGAGCCGTGGACAGTGACCCTGGTCGATACCGGCGAACAGACGATGACCGGCGGACGGCTGAAGCGGGTGGCGCATTTTCTCGATCCGAACGAGCCGTTCTGCTTCACCTATGGTGACGGCGTCGGCAATATAGACATCGGCAAGACGGTGGATTTTCATCGCCAGCACGGCAAGCGCGCGACACTGACCGCCGTGATCCCGCCCGGCCGCTATGGCGCGTTGCGCTTTAACGGCGACCAGGTGACGGAATTCGTCGAGAAGCCACCGGGCGACAATGCCTTCATCAACGGCGGCTTCTTCGTGCTCAATCCCGATGTGGTCGACCTCGTCACCGACGATTCGATGGCCTGGGAAAGCAAGCCATTAGAAGCTCTGGCCTCAACCAATGAATTGATGGCTTGGCGCCATCACGGTTTCTGGCAGCCGATGGACACGCTGCGCGACAAGACGCAGCTTGAGAGCTTGTGGTCGAGCGGTAAGCCGCCGTGGAAAGTGTGGGCATGA
- the rfbG gene encoding CDP-glucose 4,6-dehydratase codes for MMAGEKSVLPDPAFWANKRVLLTGQTGFKGSWAALWLTKLGAKVTGLALPPDTDPALFDLAQVGNDITSVIGDLRDRSMVESVVARVRPQIVLHLAAQPIVRRALAEPVDTIATNVLGTAQVLDALRAVEGLEAVLIVTSDKVYANDDQGLAFGEHDELGGKDPYSASKAAAELITRAFAKSYFEKNGVKVATARGGNVIGGGDYAADRIVPDIVRAAVRGEKLILRMPQATRPWQHVLDCLCGYFVYAQQLVEGHDLPRALNFGPKPGEHLTVGAIADTMLRSLSDDAGWEHVPLDGNIEMATLAVDSSKARQLLGWSDRLTGDRLLEWTTDWYRAISQDADAREITLQQIDRYTDL; via the coding sequence ATGATGGCCGGCGAGAAATCCGTGCTGCCCGATCCCGCCTTCTGGGCCAACAAGCGCGTTCTGCTGACCGGACAAACCGGCTTCAAGGGCAGCTGGGCGGCGCTGTGGCTGACCAAGCTCGGCGCCAAGGTCACTGGCTTGGCCCTGCCTCCGGACACGGACCCGGCGCTGTTCGATCTGGCGCAAGTCGGCAATGACATCACATCGGTGATCGGCGATCTGCGCGACCGCTCGATGGTCGAAAGCGTGGTCGCCCGCGTCCGGCCGCAGATCGTCCTGCATCTCGCCGCACAGCCGATCGTGCGACGCGCGCTGGCCGAGCCTGTTGATACGATCGCCACCAATGTTCTGGGCACGGCGCAGGTGCTCGATGCCCTGCGCGCGGTCGAAGGGCTTGAGGCTGTCCTCATCGTCACGTCCGACAAGGTCTACGCCAATGACGATCAGGGCCTGGCCTTCGGCGAGCATGATGAGCTTGGCGGCAAGGACCCCTATTCCGCCTCGAAGGCCGCGGCGGAACTGATCACCCGCGCTTTCGCCAAAAGCTATTTCGAAAAGAATGGCGTGAAAGTCGCCACCGCACGCGGCGGCAATGTGATCGGCGGCGGCGACTATGCGGCCGACCGTATCGTGCCAGACATCGTGCGCGCGGCGGTGCGCGGCGAGAAGCTAATCCTGCGCATGCCACAGGCGACGCGCCCCTGGCAGCATGTACTCGACTGCCTGTGCGGCTATTTCGTCTATGCGCAGCAGCTGGTGGAAGGGCACGACCTGCCCCGGGCACTGAATTTTGGGCCGAAGCCTGGCGAGCATCTCACCGTCGGCGCTATCGCCGATACAATGCTGCGCTCGCTGTCGGATGATGCCGGTTGGGAACATGTGCCGCTCGACGGCAATATCGAAATGGCGACGCTCGCCGTCGATTCCAGCAAAGCCCGTCAGCTCCTCGGCTGGTCCGACCGGTTGACCGGCGACAGGCTGCTCGAATGGACCACCGATTGGTATCGCGCCATCAGCCAAGACGCCGACGCGCGCGAAATCACCCTGCAACAAATCGACCGCTATACGGATCTTTGA
- a CDS encoding class I SAM-dependent methyltransferase, with protein MSADTSSVPNCRFCATPLTHTLVDLGPTPLANSYVTQADVDAGKDRKFSLHARVCPSCFLVQVDDSVPPDAIFSDYAYFSSYSDSWVEHARRYAQAMTERFGLDKNSLVVEVASNDGYLLKHFVASGIPVLGVEPAANVAKAAVAIGVPTEVAFFGEACAQDLVRRGHRADLTAANNVLAHVPNILDFAKGFATILKPQGVSTFEFPHVLNLIREIQFDTIYHEHFSYLSLVAVEKVFAKAGLRVFDVEKLPTHGGSLRLFACRADAQHQETQRLRDLRAEEKAAHLDSLAGYEGFAPKVAEVKRGFLAFLAKAKAEGKKVAAYGAAAKGNTFLNHCGVTNADIVCVYDRSREKQNHLLPGSHIPVLAPERIGETRPDYLVILPWNLATEISGQMAKIRGWGGQFVTAIPEIRIF; from the coding sequence ATGTCTGCTGATACATCCTCCGTGCCGAACTGCCGCTTTTGCGCGACGCCGCTGACCCACACCTTGGTGGATCTGGGGCCGACGCCATTGGCCAATTCCTATGTGACCCAGGCCGACGTCGACGCCGGCAAGGATCGCAAGTTCTCCCTGCATGCGCGCGTCTGCCCATCGTGCTTTCTGGTGCAGGTCGATGATTCCGTGCCTCCTGATGCGATCTTTTCCGATTACGCTTATTTCTCGTCCTATTCGGATTCATGGGTCGAACATGCACGCCGCTATGCGCAGGCGATGACCGAGCGGTTCGGGCTCGACAAGAACTCCCTCGTCGTCGAAGTCGCCTCCAACGACGGCTATCTGCTGAAGCATTTCGTCGCCAGTGGCATTCCGGTGCTCGGCGTCGAGCCGGCCGCCAATGTCGCCAAGGCGGCGGTGGCCATCGGCGTGCCGACGGAAGTCGCCTTCTTCGGTGAAGCCTGCGCGCAAGATCTGGTGCGCCGGGGCCATCGCGCCGATCTGACGGCTGCCAACAATGTGCTGGCCCACGTGCCCAACATTCTCGATTTCGCCAAGGGCTTCGCGACAATCCTGAAACCGCAGGGCGTCTCGACCTTCGAATTCCCGCATGTGCTGAATCTGATCCGCGAGATCCAGTTCGACACGATCTATCATGAGCATTTCTCTTATCTGTCGCTCGTGGCGGTGGAGAAGGTGTTCGCCAAGGCTGGCCTGCGCGTCTTCGACGTGGAGAAACTGCCGACGCACGGCGGCTCGCTGCGGCTGTTCGCCTGCCGCGCCGACGCGCAGCATCAGGAAACGCAGCGCCTGCGCGATCTCAGAGCCGAGGAAAAAGCGGCGCATCTCGACAGCCTCGCCGGCTATGAAGGTTTTGCGCCGAAGGTTGCGGAAGTGAAGCGCGGCTTCCTCGCTTTTCTCGCCAAGGCCAAAGCCGAAGGCAAAAAGGTCGCCGCCTATGGCGCCGCCGCCAAAGGCAACACCTTCCTCAATCATTGCGGCGTCACGAACGCCGATATCGTCTGTGTCTACGATCGCAGCCGCGAGAAACAGAACCATCTGCTGCCCGGCAGTCATATCCCGGTGCTGGCGCCTGAGCGGATCGGCGAGACCCGGCCGGATTATCTGGTCATCCTGCCGTGGAATCTGGCGACGGAGATTTCCGGACAGATGGCGAAGATCAGAGGCTGGGGCGGCCAGTTCGTCACAGCCATTCCGGAGATCAGGATTTTCTGA
- a CDS encoding dTDP-4-dehydrorhamnose 3,5-epimerase family protein produces MRFAATKIAGVTLITLEPHRDERGFFARIYCPEEFAAAGIDFTSTQINLSRNPARHTLRGLHYQDAPFAEAKVVRPVRGSIYDVAVDLRRDSATYGQWVAQELSAERGDALYIAEGLAHGFLTLEPDTDVVYQMGRPYVPGQARGLRYDDPALAISWPAAPAMIGTQDLNWPAFVR; encoded by the coding sequence ATGCGCTTTGCTGCGACGAAAATAGCCGGGGTCACTCTGATCACGCTCGAACCGCATAGGGACGAGCGCGGCTTTTTCGCCCGCATCTATTGCCCGGAAGAATTCGCTGCCGCCGGCATCGATTTCACCTCGACGCAGATCAATCTGTCACGCAATCCCGCTCGTCACACGTTGCGCGGGCTGCACTATCAGGATGCGCCCTTCGCCGAAGCCAAAGTGGTGCGGCCGGTACGCGGTTCGATCTATGACGTGGCGGTCGATCTGCGCCGCGACAGCGCCACCTATGGCCAATGGGTGGCGCAGGAACTTTCGGCCGAACGCGGCGACGCCTTGTACATCGCCGAAGGGCTCGCGCATGGTTTTCTGACGCTCGAACCCGATACCGACGTGGTCTATCAGATGGGTCGCCCCTATGTGCCGGGACAGGCACGTGGTTTGCGCTATGACGATCCGGCGCTGGCCATCAGCTGGCCTGCCGCGCCTGCTATGATCGGCACGCAGGATCTCAACTGGCCCGCTTTCGTCCGCTGA
- a CDS encoding MmgE/PrpD family protein, with product MMDARTASPVSDTLLRRLAGFTEACRHRPLTAAETDAMVTRLIDAMACAAIATGGEDFARLKATFVDERQPCTVIGGGRASLEHAAFLNSFLIRQQDWNDTYIGRNGGHPSDLIGGVLAAGEYTGKSGAEILRAIAIGQHVMLDLCDTGEVLARGWDPSTYLGIASAVGAGVLLDLSEAQLAQAISMTVVSGNILMGRTGKVSSWKGLSSAVAVRNSLFYGLLAKNGLTAPDPVFEGPFGFTRHVSGDLDLELDPQRDRTGDTHLKLYPAVYHAQGPIEAALKIHRRMNETFGEKLPAIESAHLDIYEFALRYAADTPDKWVPENVETADHSLPFLTAHSLIAGEYGPGSIARTLRDPAVRALAQKVSVSASPSFSKVWPEHTGSRLTVTAAGKTFSEEIDVIIGHPKRPMSRDTVLEKFLACASLKTDLATAQRWAEQLTDFPRLASISRALAGS from the coding sequence ATGATGGACGCGCGCACGGCATCGCCCGTTTCCGACACTCTGTTGCGCCGTCTTGCCGGTTTCACTGAGGCCTGTCGCCACCGTCCGCTGACCGCAGCGGAAACCGACGCCATGGTGACACGCCTCATCGACGCCATGGCCTGTGCGGCGATCGCCACTGGCGGTGAAGACTTCGCGCGGCTGAAGGCTACTTTTGTCGACGAGCGGCAGCCGTGCACTGTTATCGGCGGTGGCCGTGCCTCCTTGGAGCATGCGGCCTTTCTCAATAGCTTTCTCATCCGCCAGCAGGATTGGAACGATACTTACATCGGCCGCAATGGCGGCCATCCCTCTGATCTCATCGGCGGCGTGCTCGCGGCAGGCGAATATACGGGCAAATCCGGTGCCGAGATTTTGCGCGCCATCGCCATCGGCCAGCATGTCATGCTCGATCTTTGCGATACCGGCGAGGTGTTGGCACGCGGTTGGGACCCTTCAACCTATCTCGGCATTGCCTCTGCCGTTGGCGCCGGCGTGCTGCTCGATCTGAGCGAAGCGCAACTGGCTCAGGCGATTTCGATGACGGTGGTGTCGGGCAATATTCTGATGGGACGCACCGGCAAGGTGTCATCCTGGAAAGGCTTGTCATCCGCCGTCGCCGTGCGCAACAGCCTGTTCTATGGCCTACTTGCCAAGAACGGCCTGACGGCGCCCGATCCCGTCTTCGAGGGACCTTTCGGTTTCACCCGTCACGTCTCGGGCGATCTCGATCTCGAACTTGATCCGCAGCGCGATCGAACCGGCGACACCCATCTCAAACTCTATCCCGCCGTTTATCACGCGCAGGGACCGATCGAAGCGGCGCTCAAGATTCATCGGCGCATGAACGAAACCTTCGGCGAGAAGCTGCCTGCGATCGAAAGCGCGCATCTGGATATTTATGAGTTCGCCCTACGCTATGCCGCCGATACGCCGGACAAGTGGGTGCCCGAGAATGTTGAAACCGCCGATCACAGCCTGCCATTTTTGACTGCGCATAGTCTTATCGCAGGTGAGTATGGGCCCGGCAGCATTGCGCGGACTTTACGTGATCCTGCAGTGCGCGCCTTGGCGCAGAAGGTTTCAGTGAGCGCGTCACCCTCTTTCAGCAAAGTCTGGCCGGAACACACAGGTTCGCGTCTGACCGTCACCGCCGCCGGCAAAACATTCAGCGAGGAGATCGACGTCATCATCGGCCACCCGAAACGACCGATGAGCCGCGATACGGTGCTGGAAAAGTTCCTGGCCTGCGCCAGCCTGAAAACGGACTTAGCCACGGCACAGCGTTGGGCGGAACAGCTGACGGATTTTCCGCGCCTCGCGTCGATTTCGCGCGCTTTGGCTGGCTCTTAG